Proteins co-encoded in one Arachis hypogaea cultivar Tifrunner chromosome 13, arahy.Tifrunner.gnm2.J5K5, whole genome shotgun sequence genomic window:
- the LOC112736768 gene encoding beta-glucosidase 12, translating into MGMGMAIAFLGVLALLVSNSWSAPTEPGSTILSNDVTLLNRSSFPAGFIFGTASSAYQYEGAANEGGRGPSIWDTLTHQHPEKVQDGSNGDVAVDQYHRYKEDVAIMKYMNTDAYRFSISWSRILPKGKISSGINQEGIKYYNNLINELIANGLEPFATLFHFDLPQALQDEYSGFYSPNIIKDFEDYSELCFKEFGDRVKHWITLNEPWSYSVGVDKPYLATHYQLLAHAASVQIYKAKYQVSQKGLIGITLNSGWFLPYSNNTLDVHAAQRALDFAFGWFMEPITRGKYPRSMEKYVGSRLPNFTEEQSKQLIGSFDFIGLNYYTSNYAAHLFHPNNDTDPTYWTDQHVNLTSERNGIPIGPRAASSWLYVYPKGIEELLLYITKTYNNPLIYITENGIDEFNDPTLSLEEALIDTFRIDYHYRHLYYVSTAIKDGANVKGYFAWSLLDNFEWFNGYTVRFGINFVDYKDNLKRHQKLSGHWFRDFLKKN; encoded by the exons ATGGGTATGGGTATGGCAATTGCATTCCTTGGTGTTTTGGCTCTTCTTGTTAGCAACTCATGGTCCGCACCAACCGAACCCGGTTCGACAATTCTTTCCAACGACGTTACGTTGCTAAACCGGAGTAGTTTTCCGGCAGGTTTCATCTTTGGGACTGCCTCCTCTGCTTACCAG TATGAAGGTGCTGCAAATGAAGGTGGCAGGGGACCAAGTATATGGGACACCTTAACTCATCAACACCCAG AAAAAGTACAAGACGGAAGCAATGGAGATGTAGCTGTTGATCAGTATCATCGTTATAAG GAAGATGTTGCGATCATGAAGTATATGAATACGGATGCCTACAGATTCTCTATTTCTTGGTCCAGAATATTGCCTA AAGGAAAAATTAGTTCGGGCATAAATCAAGAAGGAATAAAATATTACAACAACCTTATCAATGAGCTTATCGCTAATG GTCTAGAACCATTTGCGACCCTTTTCCATTTTGATCTTCCCCAAGCCTTACAAGATGAGTACAGTGGCTTCTACAGCCCTAATATTAT AAAGGATTTTGAAGATTATTCGGAGTTATGCTTTAAAGAATTTGGAGATAGAGTGAAACATTGGATTACACTAAACGAACCATGGAGTTATAGTGTTGGTGTAGATAAGCCTTACCTCGCCACACACTATCAACTTCTTGCTCATGCCGCTTCTGTCCAAATTTATAAAGCTAAATATCAG GTTTCTCAGAAAGGCTTGATAGGCATCACGTTAAATTCTGGTTGGTTCTTGCCATACTCAAACAACACTTTGGATGTCCATGCTGCTCAAAGAGCTCTTGATTTCGCCTTTGGATG GTTTATGGAACCAATAACAAGAGGAAAGTATCCAAGATCCATGGAGAAGTATGTGGGGAGCCGGCTACCAAATTTCACCGAAGAGCAATCTAAGCAACTTATAGGTTCATTTGATTTTATTGGACTCAATTATTACACTTCTAATTATGCTGCTCATTTATTCCATCCAAACAATGACACCGATCCTACCTATTGGACCGATCAACATGTCAATTTGACAA GTGAGCGAAATGGGATACCCATTGGGCCAAGG GCTGCTTCATCTTGGCTATATGTCTATCCAAAGGGAATTGAAGAACTATTGTTGTACATAACGAAAACATATAACAACCCTTTAATTTACATCACAGAAAATGGTATTGATGAGTTCAATGATCCAACACTATCACTTGAAGAGGCCCTTATCGATACTTTTAGAATTGATTACCATTATCGCCACCTTTATTATGTTTCAACCGCAATCAA GGATGGTGCGAACGTAAAAGGGTATTTTGCATGGTCATTGTTGGACAACTTTGAATGGTTTAATGGCTACACCGTGCGTTTTGGAATAAACTTTGTTGACTATAAAGATAATTTGAAAAGGCACCAAAAACTTTCTGGTCATTGGTTTAgggattttcttaaaaaaaattag
- the LOC112732491 gene encoding beta-glucosidase 13, giving the protein MFGWFMEPITRGKYPKSMQQYVGSRLPSFSKEQSKQLIGSFDFIGLNYYTSNYAAHLLHENNDNTKPNYFTDSHVNTTTERNGIPIGPRAASTWLYVYPKGIREILLYTKKTYNNPLIYITENGIDEFNDPTLPLEEALMDTFRIDYYYRHLYYVSTAIKDGVNIKGYFAWSLLDNFEWGNGYTVRFGINFVDYKDNLKRHQKLSAHWFRNFLKKY; this is encoded by the exons ATGTTTGGatg gttTATGGAACCAATAACAAGAGGAAAGTATCCAAAATCCATGCAGCAATATGTGGGAAGCCGGTTACCAAGTTTCAGCAAAGAGCAATCTAAGCAACTTATAGGTTCATTTGATTTTATTGGACTCAATTATTACACTTCTAATTATGCTGCTCATTTACTCCATGAAAACAATGACAATACCAAACCAAACTATTTCACCGATTCACATGTCAATACGACAA CTGAGCGAAATGGGATACCCATTGGGCCAAGG GCTGCTTCAACTTGGCTATATGTATATCCAAAGGGAATTCGAGAGATATTGTTGTACACAAAGAAAACATATAACAACCCTTTGATTTACATCACAGAAAATGGTATCGATGAGTTCAATGATCCAACACTACCACTTGAAGAGGCCCTCATGGATACTTTTAGAATTGACTATTATTATCGCCATCTTTATTATGTTTCAACCGCAATCAA GGATGGAGtgaatataaaagggtattttgcATGGTCACTATTGGACAACTTTGAATGGGGCAATGGTTACACCGTGCGTTTTGGAATTAACTTTGTTGATTATAAAGATAATTTGAAAAGGCACCAAAAACTTTCTGCTCATTGGTTTaggaattttcttaaaaaatattag